A single region of the Zootoca vivipara chromosome 2, rZooViv1.1, whole genome shotgun sequence genome encodes:
- the EOGT gene encoding EGF domain-specific O-linked N-acetylglucosamine transferase isoform X2 has product MLMLLAFGVLLQQILARTQGESLTDGSNIPQVPLYSYGNINLPEEHIPYFLHNNQPFATACKKDLHCPYKKYLKKLKACWGYEKSCKPENRFGYPRCDYAEIGWANTIEEAQHVFWKQADFGYVKERMDEVKTHCRPKAMGDSSLQCSRYLQYCRATNLYIDLRNPKRNHERFNEDFFQKGEIGGRCNLDIQSFLAEGQRKSPLQSWFAELQTYMELTSRPMEDGSCDVIIDKPTYFMKLDAGVNMYHHFCDFVNLYITQHITNSFSTDANIVMWDTSAYGYGDLFSETWKAFTDYEIIHLKSYDSKRVCFKEAVFTLLPRMRYGLFYNTPLISSCHGTGLFRAFSQHVLHRLNVTQEGPKDGKIRVTILARSTEYRKILNQNELANALKTLPLFEVQIVNYKYKELEFKEQLKITHNSDIFIGMHGAGLTHLLFLPDWAVIFELYNCEDERCYLDLARLRGIHYITWQKKDKVFPQDEGHHPTLGKHPKFTNYSFDVEEFVRLVLSAADHVSQHSKWPFRRKRDEF; this is encoded by the exons ATGTTAATGCTGCTTGCATTTGGAGTGCTACTTCAACAAATCTTGGCCAGGACCCAAGGTGAAAGTCTTACTGATGGCAGCAACATTCCACAAGTGCCATTGTATAGCTATGGAAACATCAACTTGCCTGAGGAACATATCCCATACTTTTTGCACAATAACCAGCCCTTTGCCACAGCCTGCAAGAAAGATCTCCATTGCCCATATAAA AAATACTTGAAGAAATTGAAAGCCTGTTGGGGTTATGAGAAATCATGCAAGCCTGAAAACCGTTTTGGATATCCGAGATGTGATTATGCTGAGATTGGATG GGCTAACACCATCGAGGAGGCCCAGCACGTATTCTGGAAGCAAGCTGACTTTGGTTATGTTAAGGAGAGGATGGATGAAGTGAAGACGCACTGCAGACCTAAGGCAATG GGAGACTCTTCACTTCAATGTTCTCGTTACCTCCAGTATTGCAGAGCAACAAATCTATACATTGATTTAAGAAACCCCAAAAGAAACCATGAGAG ATTCAATGAAGACTTCTTCCAGAAGGGTGAAATTGGAGGCCGGTGCAATTTAGACATTCAATCTTTCCTTGCTGAAGGGCAGCGGAAGAGCCCTCTACAGTCTTG GTTTGCGGAGCTCCAGACATATATGGAACTGACCTCCAGGCCTATGGAAGATGGCAGTTGTGATGTTATTATTGACAAGCCAACTTATTTCATGAAACTTGATGCAG gTGTTAACATGTACCACCATTTCTGTGACTTTGTCAACCTTTACATCACTCAGCACATTACCAACTCGTTCAGCACAGACGCCAACATTGTCATGTGGGATACC AGTGCCTATGGATACGGAGACCTGTTCAGCGAAACGTGGAAGGCATTTACAGACTACGAAATAATACATTTGAAATCCTACGATTCAAAGAGA GTATGCTTCAAAGAAGCAGTTTTTACACTGTTGCCTCGAATGAGGTACGGCTTATTCTATAATACACCATTG ATATCCAGCTGTCATGGTACAGGATTATTCAGAGCCTTTTCCCAGCATGTGCTGCACAGATTAAATGTCACACAAGAAGGACCCAAG GATGGGAAAATCAGAGTTACAATACTCGCCCGGAGTACGGAATACAGGAAGATATTAAACCAAAATGAG cTTGCCAACGCTTTGAAAACGCTGCCGTTATTTGAAGTCCAAATAGTGAACTACAAGTACAA GGAGCTCGAATTTAAGGAGCAGCTGAAAATCACGCACAATTCTGATATATTCATTGGGATGCATGGAGCAGGGCTCACCCATCTTCTCTTTCTGCCAGACTGGGCTGTCATCTTTGAACT GTACAACTGTGAAGACGAACGCTGCTACTTAGACCTTGCAAGGCTGAGAGGCATCCATTACATCACCTGGCAAAAGAAGGACAAAGTGTTccctcaggatgag GGGCATCATCCAACACTAGGAAAACACCCGAAGTTTACAAATTACTCCTTCGACGTGGAAGAATTTGTCCGCCTGGTGCTTTCGGCGGCTGATCATGTATCACAGCATTCCAAATGGCCGTTCAGGAGAAAACGCGATGAATTCTAG
- the EOGT gene encoding EGF domain-specific O-linked N-acetylglucosamine transferase isoform X1: MLMLLAFGVLLQQILARTQGESLTDGSNIPQVPLYSYGNINLPEEHIPYFLHNNQPFATACKKDLHCPYKKYLKKLKACWGYEKSCKPENRFGYPRCDYAEIGWANTIEEAQHVFWKQADFGYVKERMDEVKTHCRPKAMGDSSLQCSRYLQYCRATNLYIDLRNPKRNHERFNEDFFQKGEIGGRCNLDIQSFLAEGQRKSPLQSWFAELQTYMELTSRPMEDGSCDVIIDKPTYFMKLDAGVNMYHHFCDFVNLYITQHITNSFSTDANIVMWDTSAYGYGDLFSETWKAFTDYEIIHLKSYDSKRVCFKEAVFTLLPRMRYGLFYNTPLISSCHGTGLFRAFSQHVLHRLNVTQEGPKDGKIRVTILARSTEYRKILNQNELANALKTLPLFEVQIVNYKYKELEFKEQLKITHNSDIFIGMHGAGLTHLLFLPDWAVIFELYNCEDERCYLDLARLRGIHYITWQKKDKVFPQDEVVGGMQKCFGAVYYYYYYYYYYYYYYYYYYYMFHPSQFFHMKYDSSASAQIKFSALIKGSFYMNSWRRERNEINWPLVQTINSSAVRCFLTDAAALGRIDKSAVMN, encoded by the exons ATGTTAATGCTGCTTGCATTTGGAGTGCTACTTCAACAAATCTTGGCCAGGACCCAAGGTGAAAGTCTTACTGATGGCAGCAACATTCCACAAGTGCCATTGTATAGCTATGGAAACATCAACTTGCCTGAGGAACATATCCCATACTTTTTGCACAATAACCAGCCCTTTGCCACAGCCTGCAAGAAAGATCTCCATTGCCCATATAAA AAATACTTGAAGAAATTGAAAGCCTGTTGGGGTTATGAGAAATCATGCAAGCCTGAAAACCGTTTTGGATATCCGAGATGTGATTATGCTGAGATTGGATG GGCTAACACCATCGAGGAGGCCCAGCACGTATTCTGGAAGCAAGCTGACTTTGGTTATGTTAAGGAGAGGATGGATGAAGTGAAGACGCACTGCAGACCTAAGGCAATG GGAGACTCTTCACTTCAATGTTCTCGTTACCTCCAGTATTGCAGAGCAACAAATCTATACATTGATTTAAGAAACCCCAAAAGAAACCATGAGAG ATTCAATGAAGACTTCTTCCAGAAGGGTGAAATTGGAGGCCGGTGCAATTTAGACATTCAATCTTTCCTTGCTGAAGGGCAGCGGAAGAGCCCTCTACAGTCTTG GTTTGCGGAGCTCCAGACATATATGGAACTGACCTCCAGGCCTATGGAAGATGGCAGTTGTGATGTTATTATTGACAAGCCAACTTATTTCATGAAACTTGATGCAG gTGTTAACATGTACCACCATTTCTGTGACTTTGTCAACCTTTACATCACTCAGCACATTACCAACTCGTTCAGCACAGACGCCAACATTGTCATGTGGGATACC AGTGCCTATGGATACGGAGACCTGTTCAGCGAAACGTGGAAGGCATTTACAGACTACGAAATAATACATTTGAAATCCTACGATTCAAAGAGA GTATGCTTCAAAGAAGCAGTTTTTACACTGTTGCCTCGAATGAGGTACGGCTTATTCTATAATACACCATTG ATATCCAGCTGTCATGGTACAGGATTATTCAGAGCCTTTTCCCAGCATGTGCTGCACAGATTAAATGTCACACAAGAAGGACCCAAG GATGGGAAAATCAGAGTTACAATACTCGCCCGGAGTACGGAATACAGGAAGATATTAAACCAAAATGAG cTTGCCAACGCTTTGAAAACGCTGCCGTTATTTGAAGTCCAAATAGTGAACTACAAGTACAA GGAGCTCGAATTTAAGGAGCAGCTGAAAATCACGCACAATTCTGATATATTCATTGGGATGCATGGAGCAGGGCTCACCCATCTTCTCTTTCTGCCAGACTGGGCTGTCATCTTTGAACT GTACAACTGTGAAGACGAACGCTGCTACTTAGACCTTGCAAGGCTGAGAGGCATCCATTACATCACCTGGCAAAAGAAGGACAAAGTGTTccctcaggatgaggtagtgggtGGGATGCAAAAGTGTTTTGGtgctgtgtattattattattattattattattattattattattattattattattattattatatgtttcaCCCGTCTCAGTTCTTCCACATGAAATATGATTCTTCTGCTTCAGCCCAAATTAAATTCTCTGCTCTGATTAAAGGATCATTTTATATGAATagctggaggagggagagaaatgaaattaattgGCCATTAGTTCAGACTATCAATAGCAGTGCTGTTAGGTGTTTTCTTACTGATGCTGCTGCTTTAGGGAGGATCGATAAATCAGCGGTTATGAATTAA